The following coding sequences lie in one Arachis ipaensis cultivar K30076 chromosome B05, Araip1.1, whole genome shotgun sequence genomic window:
- the LOC107641063 gene encoding probable cyclic nucleotide-gated ion channel 20, chloroplastic isoform X2 — MIVFVLPRNLGMSSGANYAKNILRAAVLVQYIPRLFRFLPLLIGQSPSGFIFESAWTNFIINLLIFMLSSHVVGSCWYLFGVQRVNQCLRDACHNSDIDECMKVIDCGHGRTLDDQSGKTSAGWINNVEAIACLNPSSKASNGFSYGIYANAVPLTTETDLVNKYLYALFWGFQQISSLGSSLIPSYFVWEVLYTMAIIGLGLLLFALLIGNIQNFLQSLGRRKLEMQLRGRDVERWMSHRHLPEDLKKRVRQAERYNWAATRGVNEEILMENLPEDLQRDIRRHLFKFIKKVRIFALMDEPILDAICERIRHKTYIKGSRILNHGGIIEKMVFVVRGKLESVGVDGIVVPLAEGDACGEELLTWYLEHSLVRTDGKKVRLPGQRLLSNRTVKCLTNVEVFSLRAADLEEVTIYFTRFLRSPHVQGALRYESPYWRSLAATRIQVAWRYRKKRLSRSDSQTI; from the exons ATGATAGTGTTTGTGCTTCCAAGGAATTTGGGGATGTCATCAGGAGCGAATTATGCTAAGAATATTCTTCGCGCGGCCGTTCTTGTGCAGTATATTCCCAGGTTATTCAGGTTTCTTCCATTGCTAATCGGCCAATCTCCATCAGGATTCATATTTGAGTCAGCATGGACAAATTTCATCATAAATCTTCTTATTTTTATGCTGTCTAGCCATGTTGTTGGCTCTTGCTGGTACCTCTTTGGTGTGCAG AGGGTTAATCAATGTTTGCGAGATGCATGTCATAATTCTGATATTGATGAATGCATGAAAGTCATTGATTGTGGGCATGGTCGTACTTTAGACGATCAATCTGGCAAAACATCTGCTGGTTGGATCAACAATGTTGAGGCCATTGCTTGTTTAAATCCCTCTTCTAAGGCTTCTAATGGCTTTAGTTATGGGATCTATGCCAATGCTGTACCACTTACAACAGAAACTGACCTTGTCAACAAatatttgtatgctttgttttgGGGTTTCCAG CAAATAAGTTCTCTCGGCAGTAGTCTAATCCCAAGTTATTTTGTGTGGGAAGTGCTTTACACAATGGCAATCATAGGATTGGGACTCTTGCTTTTCGCGCTTCTCATTGGAAATATACAGAACTTTCTTCAGTCTCTTGGTCGGAG AAAGCTTGAAATGCAACTTAGAGGCCGTGATGTCGAGCGATGGATGAGCCATCGTCACTTGCCAGAAGATCTAAAAAA GAGAGTGCGCCAGGCCGAACGGTATAATTGGGCTGCAACAAGGGGAGTGAATGAAGAAATACTTATGGAAAATTTGCCAGAAGATCTTCAGAGAGACATAAGGCGTCATCTCTTCAAATTTATCAAGAAA GTCCGAATTTTCGCCTTGATGGATGAGCCAATCTTAGATGCTATTTGTGAGAGAATAAGACATAAGACATACATCAAAGGAAGTAGAATTTTGAATCATGGTGGCATTATAGAGAAAATGGTCTTTGTTGTTCGCGGGAAATTGGAGAGCGTTGGAGTTGATGGAATCGTAGTTCCTTTAGCTGAAGgggatgcttgtggtgaagaacTTTTGACATGGTATCTTGAACATTCTTTGGTGAGAACAG ATGGTAAGAAAGTAAGACTTCCAGGACAGAGGTTGCTTAGCAACAGGACGGTGAAGTGCTTAACAAATGTGGAGGTATTTTCACTCCGAGCAGCAGATCTTGAAGAAGTCACGATCTATTTCACAAGATTCTTGAGGAGTCCACATGTTCAAGGAGCTCTAAG GTATGAATCACCTTATTGGAGATCACTTGCAGCAACACGAATTCAGGTTGCCTGGAGATACAGGAAGAAACGTCTGAGTCGTTCTGATAGCCAAACAATCTAA
- the LOC107641063 gene encoding probable cyclic nucleotide-gated ion channel 20, chloroplastic isoform X1, whose translation MIMIVFVLPRNLGMSSGANYAKNILRAAVLVQYIPRLFRFLPLLIGQSPSGFIFESAWTNFIINLLIFMLSSHVVGSCWYLFGVQRVNQCLRDACHNSDIDECMKVIDCGHGRTLDDQSGKTSAGWINNVEAIACLNPSSKASNGFSYGIYANAVPLTTETDLVNKYLYALFWGFQQISSLGSSLIPSYFVWEVLYTMAIIGLGLLLFALLIGNIQNFLQSLGRRKLEMQLRGRDVERWMSHRHLPEDLKKRVRQAERYNWAATRGVNEEILMENLPEDLQRDIRRHLFKFIKKVRIFALMDEPILDAICERIRHKTYIKGSRILNHGGIIEKMVFVVRGKLESVGVDGIVVPLAEGDACGEELLTWYLEHSLVRTDGKKVRLPGQRLLSNRTVKCLTNVEVFSLRAADLEEVTIYFTRFLRSPHVQGALRYESPYWRSLAATRIQVAWRYRKKRLSRSDSQTI comes from the exons ATG ATAATGATAGTGTTTGTGCTTCCAAGGAATTTGGGGATGTCATCAGGAGCGAATTATGCTAAGAATATTCTTCGCGCGGCCGTTCTTGTGCAGTATATTCCCAGGTTATTCAGGTTTCTTCCATTGCTAATCGGCCAATCTCCATCAGGATTCATATTTGAGTCAGCATGGACAAATTTCATCATAAATCTTCTTATTTTTATGCTGTCTAGCCATGTTGTTGGCTCTTGCTGGTACCTCTTTGGTGTGCAG AGGGTTAATCAATGTTTGCGAGATGCATGTCATAATTCTGATATTGATGAATGCATGAAAGTCATTGATTGTGGGCATGGTCGTACTTTAGACGATCAATCTGGCAAAACATCTGCTGGTTGGATCAACAATGTTGAGGCCATTGCTTGTTTAAATCCCTCTTCTAAGGCTTCTAATGGCTTTAGTTATGGGATCTATGCCAATGCTGTACCACTTACAACAGAAACTGACCTTGTCAACAAatatttgtatgctttgttttgGGGTTTCCAG CAAATAAGTTCTCTCGGCAGTAGTCTAATCCCAAGTTATTTTGTGTGGGAAGTGCTTTACACAATGGCAATCATAGGATTGGGACTCTTGCTTTTCGCGCTTCTCATTGGAAATATACAGAACTTTCTTCAGTCTCTTGGTCGGAG AAAGCTTGAAATGCAACTTAGAGGCCGTGATGTCGAGCGATGGATGAGCCATCGTCACTTGCCAGAAGATCTAAAAAA GAGAGTGCGCCAGGCCGAACGGTATAATTGGGCTGCAACAAGGGGAGTGAATGAAGAAATACTTATGGAAAATTTGCCAGAAGATCTTCAGAGAGACATAAGGCGTCATCTCTTCAAATTTATCAAGAAA GTCCGAATTTTCGCCTTGATGGATGAGCCAATCTTAGATGCTATTTGTGAGAGAATAAGACATAAGACATACATCAAAGGAAGTAGAATTTTGAATCATGGTGGCATTATAGAGAAAATGGTCTTTGTTGTTCGCGGGAAATTGGAGAGCGTTGGAGTTGATGGAATCGTAGTTCCTTTAGCTGAAGgggatgcttgtggtgaagaacTTTTGACATGGTATCTTGAACATTCTTTGGTGAGAACAG ATGGTAAGAAAGTAAGACTTCCAGGACAGAGGTTGCTTAGCAACAGGACGGTGAAGTGCTTAACAAATGTGGAGGTATTTTCACTCCGAGCAGCAGATCTTGAAGAAGTCACGATCTATTTCACAAGATTCTTGAGGAGTCCACATGTTCAAGGAGCTCTAAG GTATGAATCACCTTATTGGAGATCACTTGCAGCAACACGAATTCAGGTTGCCTGGAGATACAGGAAGAAACGTCTGAGTCGTTCTGATAGCCAAACAATCTAA